The Desulfonatronospira thiodismutans ASO3-1 DNA segment GAACTGGAGGAGAACCCGGATGATTCCGAACTGATCAACCGTGCTTTCAGGGCGCTGCACACCATAAAGGGATCAGGGGCCATATTCGGCTTTGACCAACTGTCCGAGTTCACCCATGAGATAGAAAATGCCTTCGACCTTGTCCGCAGCGGAAAAATGCAGGTCTCAAAAAGACTTCTGGACCTGACATTGCAGGCCAAGGACAAGATCCACGCCCTGCTTTACCATCCCGAAACCGTAAGCCGGGAGAGCCTGGATCAGATTTTAAAATCCATCGAAGAAATTTTGCCGGAGCAGGGATCTAAATCCTCTGAAGACCCGGCGCAGCATGTCCAGGAAGAGGACCCACAGGGAGAAACAGAAGTTTATCATATCCGGTTCAAGCCCGAAAGAGACATCTTCGCCACTGGAACCGACCCCCTGATGCTTGTGGATGAACTAAGAGAACTCGGCCCCATCTTTGTTGCAGCTCATCATGAAGAAATCCCTGACCTGGAGTCCATTGACCCTGAAAAATGCTATGTATGGTGGGATATATTACTTGCTTCAAACATGGGCAGAGGTGCAATAGATGATGTTTTCATCTTTGTGGATGAAGACAGCGAGCTAAGCATCGAGGTTCTGGAGCATCCTGGTGATGCCGGCGAAGAAAACCTGCAGACAATCTGGGAAAAAACATTCACCCCTTCAGATAGCAGCACCCTGGATGCACAGAATAGTCCCCAACCTGAAAAAGAACCTGAACATGAACAGGTTTACCAGGAGGATGAGGAGGAAGACAAGGCCCGGGAGCCTGAAGTTGAGCCGGAGACAAAGGCCCCGCCACCGCCAGATCCTCAGGAGGAAAAGCCAGCACCACCCCAAGCTGAACAAAAAGAAAAAAGCCAGGCCAGGCCGCAAAAGACCCAGCCGGACAAGGATAAAAAGCCACAGGACAAGCAGGCTGCTCAGGCTCAGACCTCGTCCATGCCTGATTCCCTGCGGGTCAACGTAGGCCTTCTGGAAAACCTCATGAACCTGGCTGGAGAGCTGGTTTTAAGCCGCAATCAGCTCATGCAGGCCATTTCCACCCAGGATGATCAGACTATAAACCTGGCCGGGCAGCGCATCGACCTGGTGACCTCGGAGCTGCAGGAGGCCATCATGCTCACCCGCATGCAGCCGGTGAGCAACGTCTTCAACAAGTTTCCCAGGGTGGTGCGGGACATGTCCCAGAGCCTGGGCAAGGACATTGAGCTCTACCTGGAAGGCAAGGAGGTGGAGCTGGACAAGACCATTATCGAGGGTCTGTCCGACCCCCTGACCCACTTAGTGCGCAATTCCGCGGACCACGCCATAGAAAAGCCCGACGAGCGGGTGGCCAAGGGCAAGAAGCCCCAGGGCAAGATAGTACTCAAGGCCTTTCACGCTGCAGGCCAGGTCAATATTGAGATTATCGACGACGGCAAGGGCATACCGGTGGAGAGGATCGTGGAAAAGGCCCTGGACAAGGGGCTCATTACCGAAGAGCAGGTCCGGACCATGTCCGACAAGGACAAGGCCCAGCTCATATTTTTGCCCGGCCTGTCCACCGCGGATCAGATCACCGATGTCTCCGGCCGCGGTGTGGGCATGGACGTGGTCAAGAGCAACCTGGACCGCCTGGGCGGCCAGGTGGACATCGACACTGAGGAGGGCAAGGGGACATCCATCCGGATCAAGCTGCCCCTGACCCTGGCCATTATTCCCAGCCTGCTTATTTCCGTGAGCCAGGAGCGTTTTGCCATCCCCCAGATCAACGTGGACGAGCTTATCCAGATCCCGGCCCAGCAGGTGCAGGAAAAGATCGAGGTGGTGGGGGATGCCCAGGTGCTCATATTAAGGGGAGAGCTTATCCCCCTGGTGGGACTCAATGAAATTCTCAGGCTGGACCAGAAAAACACCCGGTCCAAAGCCAGGGTGACCTCAATAGAAGAGGCCAGGTCCAGAAAGGACAGGCAGGATAAAAAGGCCGAAACCAGCGCTCAGACATCTGAGAAGAGCCGGTCAGAGGACGCCGGCCTGGAAAAAGAGGTCATCGAAGCCAGCAAATGGTCCATTTCCGGCGAGGAAGATATAAATATTGTTGTGGTCTATTCCGGGACCTTCAAGTACGGCCTGGTGGTGGATGAGCTGCACGACTCCGTGGAAATCGTGGTCAAGCCCCTGGGCCGCCATCTCAAGGCCTGCGACGGATATGCCGGGGCCACCATCATGGGCGACGGTCATGTGGCCCTGATCCTGGATGTGGTGGGCATGGCCAGGCTGGCCGAGCTTTCCTCCATGGCCGGCACGGAAAAGGCCCAGGAAATGGCCCGGGAGCAGGAGACCGAAAAGGAGAAGGACCTGCACAGCCTGTTTCTGTTCAACAACGGACCCAGAGAACACTGCGCCGTGCCCCTGGACCTGGTGGCCCGGGTGGAGCTTATCAAGGCCGAGGACATAGAAATCACCGGGGGCAAAAAGGTCATCCAGTACCGCGGCGGGGTTTTACCGGTCTTTGCCCTGCATGAGGCCGCCAGCGTGGAACATCTGGAACTGGAAGGCGAACTGGTGGTGATTGTCTTTTATATGGCCGGGCACGAGGTGGGTCTTCTGGCCTCTCCGCCTGTGGATGCCAGGGAAGTGCGCGTGGAGATAGACGATTTCACCCTGAAGCAAAACGGTATTTCCGGTTCTGCAGTGCTGGACGGCTATACCACTCTGATCGTTGATATCTACGAATTTATGGAGACCCTGAACCCGCAGTGGTTTGAAAGCCGCGAAAAGGTCCAGCCCCTGGAACAGGAAGGGGGCACTCAGATACTCCTGGTGGAGGACTCGGACTTTTTCCGCAGTCAGGTCAAAAAGTTTATCCAGGATGAAGGCTATGAAGTAGCCACAGCCGAGGACGGGGCAGTGGCCTGGCAGTACATGCAGGACAACCCGGGCGAGGTACAGCTTGTGGTCACGGACCTGGAGATGCCCAACATGGACGGCTTTGAGCTTACTGAACATATAAAAAGTGATGACCGCTTTAATCACCTGCCGGTCCTGGCCCTGACCTCCCTGGCCGGGGAGGAGGACGTGGCCCGGGGCAAGAAGGTAGGCATAGACGACTACCAGATCAAGCTGGACAAGGAAAAGCTTCTGCAGAGCATATTCAGCTTTCTAAGCAGCAAAGCAGCCTGAGTTGTTTATCAGTTCTGCCGAAATCAAATATTTTCCCCGATTTTTTCTGCTCCGCTATTGACGTAATCTAAATCGATGATATATGTGCAAGAAGTTTCGGGGCTACTGCCCCTGTCTTTTTTTGTACTTCCGGAGTCTGTCACCAAAATATAATGGCTTGTCCATACAGGGCAACTCAACAACCAATCAGGGCAGGGATGCACTCCAATATTTCCGCAAAGAACTACTGACTTATGAAAAAAATATTTATACTTTTCCTGATCATATTTTTTGTTTCCGCTGAAAATGCATTTGCCTGGGGTCCCATGACCCATACACATTTCGCCTTTGAGATACTGCGGGCGGCCAGTTTGCTGCCGGTAGCAGTGTACTCTCTTCTAACAGCCTATTCCACCAATTTCATTTACGGTTCGGTGGTGGCGGACTATTTTCTGGGCAAGCCGGGACAGAAAAACCCCCATGACTGGGAAACCGGGTTTATGTTGTTGCAGGCTGCAGGCAAACGCACGGATCAGGCTTTTGCCTGTGGTTTTTTAAGCCATCTGGCTGCTGACACAGTGGCCCACGGTAAAATGGACCTGGGTTCCAGGGGCAAACTGGGCCATGCCTGGGTGGAGATGGAGTCCGACAGCCTGGTGACCAGAAAGTGCTGGCCGGCTGTAGCCCGCATGGACAAAAGCCGGCTGAAGTCAAATGACCGGCTGGCCAGAAAGGTGATAGACCCCAAGGATTGCCGGTCCAAGGGCTTTCAGGGGGTGTACCGGGCCTATCTGAGCATGTCCGGGTTAAACCGCCGCCGCATAACCAGTTATTACCACGAAGACTTCGACAAGTACCACCAGATGTCTGTCCAGCGCGCCATAGACGTTTTGAGCCGCAAGGAGTCCAGTACCTACGTGCGCATGACCCCCAACATCAAAAAGAAGAAAAAAGTCCTCACAGCGCTGAAAAGCATCTTTGTCTGATAAACTTCTCAACTGCTTGATTTGTAAGGAAGTGGACCTTCAACACGAACCACCCCCAGCCCCTCCTTAACCAAGGAGGGGAGTAGACCGTGCTGGATATAATACTAACCCTGTTTGACAGCAACATGCTGCAATAATTGAACTTAAAAATCATAGTTGATTGCAGGATTGCCCCCCAATCCCTGAATTCACCAATCCCTCAATCCCTTAATTTCTTAATCCCTCAATTCCCCAATCCCAAAATTCCCGAATCCCTCAATCCCCCAATCCCTGAATTCCCGAATCCACCCATCACACATGGTTTCTAAGCTTGAGCTCCATGGGGTGGGGATTTAGATACACCTGCTCCTTGAGATATGGCTGGTCGTATTTGCGCACGTAGTGATTAAGAAGGGTTACAGGCACGATAAGTGGCACCAGCGAATCTTTGTAGTTGCCGATGACTTCCAGCAGCTCCTGCTTTTCATCGCTGCTCAGGTCCTTCTTGAAGTACCCCATGACATGCTGCAGCACGTTGACGTTTTTCTTGATGGTGGAAGAAAGTTTCAGGGCTGTCATGAGTTTGCTTATATATTGATCTGCGAGCTCATCAGGAGGCAGCTCCCTGGCCCCGGCCACCAGCCTGCCCAGCTCCCTGTAGGCATTTACATTGTGGGCCATAAGGAGCAGCTTGTGCCGGGTATGAAAATCAATGAGACGGGCGGTGGTCAGCCCCTGCTCCATCAGTTCCAGCCACCTGCCGTAGACAAATATCCTGGTGATAAAATTCTCCCTGAGCATGGGATCATGCAGCCTGCCCTCTTCTTCCACGGGCAGCAGGGGAAAGCGCTCCATGAACATTCCCGCGAATATCCCCCGCCCCTTGGGAACCGGGTGACCCTTGTCATTGTAGACTTTTACCCTCTCCATGCCGCTGCTGGGAGACTTGCTCTTAAAAATGAAACCGCACAGCTTTTCTTTTTCCAGTGCATCCAGCCTTTTTGATGCCCAGCTTTGCATGACACTGGTATAGTCCTCTCCGGACTTCTGGGTGACCAGCCTTGGAGAGTCTATATCCCCTACCAACCGCAGGGCTTCTCTGGGTATGGGCATTCCCGATTCGGTTTCCGGGCATACCGGTACATAGCTCACATACTTGCCCAGCAGGTCCCGCAGGTACCTGTCCAGCTTGTGCCCTCCGTCATAGCGCACGTTTTCGCCCAGAAGGCATGTACTAATTCCAATTTTCAAGTGTTTCTCCTTGCATAATTAAAAGGTAACCATTCAGGGGGTTCTCGGTGGTGGCTACTGGCACCAGGCCTGGGGACTGTCCCCGCTAAGTACTAACTGAGCAGGTTCACAAACTTAGTGTCTACAATTTTTGTGCGAAAAAGGTGTCGCGGGGACTGTCCCCGGGACGTTTCCTGTGCCCCCTGAATGGTTACATTAAAAGTATACTCAGCCGGTTAAAAACCGCAGGCCTTCGATACCGTAATAAACTCCCAGAGTCAGGCCAGTGGTCCAGACCACCAGGCTGATGTTCATCCACACCAGAAGATCTTTTTTTGAAGTTCTGAAGGTCAAAGCAATGAGTACGGCCAGGTGGACCCCGGTAAGAGCCGGTGCCAGCAAAGACAGCCCCGGAAGACCGTACCTGTTCCAGATTCTTAAAGCCCTCCTTCTGCGCCTGGAGGCCGGTCTTGCATAGCCTTTTGCCTTGCCCGCCCTCCATTTGCGCCACAGCTCATAGCCGTACACCATGATAAATATCGGTGCGGTATTTCCGGCAAAGGCCAGGATGCCCACCAGCCAGGGATCAAGGCTCATGGCCAGAGCTGCGGGTATCACCAGCAGAATCTCTATCCAGGGGGTTGCCGACAGGATAAAAACCAGAAAGTATTGCCACAAGGCTTCCATAAATTATCCCGTGTCTTCCGGCATAAAAAATTCTACCTGACGAATACCGTCTTGATGTTGGTAAATTCTCTTATGCCCTGAACGGAAAGTTCACGGCCGTACCCGCTGTCTTTAATCCCTCCAAAGGGCAGCCTGGGATCCGACTGGACCATGGAATTTACAAAACAGGAGCCAGCCTCGATCTCACTGGAAGCGATCCTGGTGCCACGCTCTATATCCCGGGTAAAAACCGCAGAACCCAGGCCGAACCTGGTCCTGTTGGCCAGCTCTATGGCTTCTTTTTCATCATTAGCGCTTATGACGGCCGCTGCAGGCCCGAAAAGTTCCTCCTCAAAAGCCGGCATGCCAGGCTTTACACCGGAAAGAACAGTACCTGGATACCAGAATCCGGGACCTTCGGGAATATATCCCCCAAGCTCAAGCCTTGCTCCCTGCCCCATGGAACGTTCCACCTGGCCGTGCAGTTCCCGGCGCAGGTCTTCCCTGGCCATGGGCCCAAGGGTGCAGTCATCATGCATGGGATCTGCCATGTTCGCCCGGGCCATTTCCTGCAGAAACAGATCCATAAAATCGTCGTAGACCTTTTGCACCACAATGATCCTCTTGGCTGCTATACATGTCTGCCCGTTGTTCATGAGCCTGCTTGCGGCGCATGTCCGGGCTGCAAGCTCCAGGTCCGCGTCCTCCAGGACCAAGTAAGGATCACTGCCTCCGAGCTCCAGCACGGTCTTCTTGAGCATGCTTCCGGCGCGCTCTGCTATTGCCCTGCCGGCGCTCACGCTTCCTGTAAGGGTGGCCCCTCTGACGCGCCCGTCTCCCAGGATTTCCAGGGCCTGCTCCTTGTTGATGAACAGGTTTGAGAAAACTCCCCTGGGTAGACCCGCCTGCAAAAGGACCTTTTCAACCTCGGCAGCGCATCCGGGTACGTTGGCCGCATGCTTGAGCAGGCAGGTATTGCCGGCCATGAGCGCGGGTACAGCGAAACGCAGAACCTGCCAGAAAGGAAAATTCCAGGGCATCACAGCAAGCACAGGCCCCAGGGGATTGTAAGTCACAAAGCTTCTGCCGCTATCCACTTTTATCTCTTCATCTGATAAATAACCTGCGCCATGTTCTGCATAAAAATCACAGAGCCGGGCACACTTGTCTATTTCTCCCCTGGCCGCGGCTATGGGCTTGCCCATTTCCCTGGTAATAATATCTGCATATTTCTTACTGTTCTGTCTCAATATCTCCCCAACAGCACCTACAAGCCCTGCACGGCATTCATACCCCGTCTCCCGCCACTGAAGGTACGCCTGGAAACTTTCCTCCAGGGCACTCTCAAGTTCCCGGGAACCTATGCAGGCTACACTTTGCAGCTCTTCTCCAGTGGCAGGGTTTACAGCCTTATATCCCATATGAATCTATCCTTTATAAGTTGATGTTCAGCCCTGTTCCTGGCCGCCCTGACTCTCTTTGCTTTACAGCCAGGTCACCCCCCAATCCCCCAATCCCTCAATTCCCCAATCCCTCAATCCCTCAATCCCCCAATCCCCCAACCCCCCAATTCCCCAATTCCCCAATACCCCAATCCCTCAATTCCCCAATCCCTCAATTCCCCAATCCCTCAATCCAAATCTCCCCGAGGCAGACTGGCCAGGCAAGCCACGCCGCCTTTGGAGACTGGGTAGAGCATTATATTTCCCTTGACCTTCTGGGCCACCACCCTGGATATGGGCAGGCCCAGTCCGGTGCCCATGGCCCGGGTGGAAAAAAAGGGCGTAAACAGGGTCTCCATTTCATCTGTACCAGAGAGTTTACCTGTATTGAATATCTCCACCAGAACATACATGGAGGTTCCCGGATCCAGTGAGGTCTGCACGCTTATGACCGGATTCTCTGTATCTACTGCCTCAAAGGCGTTGGCCAGCAGGTGCCTGAACATGAGGCGGTACTCATCAGGGTTGCCCAGCACCTGTTTGGCCATGGGAGCAAAACCGGTCTGCAGGTCCAGGTTGTCCACCGGATAGCGATTACTGCACTCATCCAGGACTTGTTGCAGCATTTCCTGCAGGAAAACAGGGCTCCATTCCGACTGGCGGTGAAAAACTTCGTTGTAGCTGCTTACATCCCGAACCATCTTCTCCATGCGCCTGGACTCGGCCAGAATGGTGTCGTAGGTTTCATGGGCCGCCCCGGCAGTGACTTCCTTGCTGCGCTTGAGGCGCATGATGCTGCCCCCGATGACGGTAATGGGATTTCTGATCTGGTGGGCGATACCCCTTATAACTTCGCTGTCGCACTGAAAGGTGTTGGCTAAAAAAGCCTCGGTTTCAATGAGCAGACACAGATCCAGGGCCTTTTCTACCGCCTCCATGGCTTCCGCCATATCCTCCTGTGCGATGCTTCTGCTGATGGCCTGATTGCAGAATCTCCTGGCAAGGCAGTATCCAAGGTTTACAAACCTGTGATCCAGGTTGATGCGCACATGGGTTATCCCACTGTTCCACATCCAGCCCACCAGGTGTTCATCAAAATCCCTGGTCAGTATGCTCTCAAACCACCTCTTCCATATTCCCTGCAGCTGTCCTGGATATTCCTGAACCTCAAGATAAGGCCTGGTCTCTTCAACCCCCCTGAAAAACTCCTCGAAATACACGGCAAAATCCTCTTTGTGCTCTGCAATTACATGACCGTGCTTTTTGAGA contains these protein-coding regions:
- a CDS encoding hybrid sensor histidine kinase/response regulator, whose translation is MNQNKQKENEQMQQAFREEAGDILPELETTLLELEENPDDSELINRAFRALHTIKGSGAIFGFDQLSEFTHEIENAFDLVRSGKMQVSKRLLDLTLQAKDKIHALLYHPETVSRESLDQILKSIEEILPEQGSKSSEDPAQHVQEEDPQGETEVYHIRFKPERDIFATGTDPLMLVDELRELGPIFVAAHHEEIPDLESIDPEKCYVWWDILLASNMGRGAIDDVFIFVDEDSELSIEVLEHPGDAGEENLQTIWEKTFTPSDSSTLDAQNSPQPEKEPEHEQVYQEDEEEDKAREPEVEPETKAPPPPDPQEEKPAPPQAEQKEKSQARPQKTQPDKDKKPQDKQAAQAQTSSMPDSLRVNVGLLENLMNLAGELVLSRNQLMQAISTQDDQTINLAGQRIDLVTSELQEAIMLTRMQPVSNVFNKFPRVVRDMSQSLGKDIELYLEGKEVELDKTIIEGLSDPLTHLVRNSADHAIEKPDERVAKGKKPQGKIVLKAFHAAGQVNIEIIDDGKGIPVERIVEKALDKGLITEEQVRTMSDKDKAQLIFLPGLSTADQITDVSGRGVGMDVVKSNLDRLGGQVDIDTEEGKGTSIRIKLPLTLAIIPSLLISVSQERFAIPQINVDELIQIPAQQVQEKIEVVGDAQVLILRGELIPLVGLNEILRLDQKNTRSKARVTSIEEARSRKDRQDKKAETSAQTSEKSRSEDAGLEKEVIEASKWSISGEEDINIVVVYSGTFKYGLVVDELHDSVEIVVKPLGRHLKACDGYAGATIMGDGHVALILDVVGMARLAELSSMAGTEKAQEMAREQETEKEKDLHSLFLFNNGPREHCAVPLDLVARVELIKAEDIEITGGKKVIQYRGGVLPVFALHEAASVEHLELEGELVVIVFYMAGHEVGLLASPPVDAREVRVEIDDFTLKQNGISGSAVLDGYTTLIVDIYEFMETLNPQWFESREKVQPLEQEGGTQILLVEDSDFFRSQVKKFIQDEGYEVATAEDGAVAWQYMQDNPGEVQLVVTDLEMPNMDGFELTEHIKSDDRFNHLPVLALTSLAGEEDVARGKKVGIDDYQIKLDKEKLLQSIFSFLSSKAA
- a CDS encoding zinc dependent phospholipase C family protein, translated to MTHTHFAFEILRAASLLPVAVYSLLTAYSTNFIYGSVVADYFLGKPGQKNPHDWETGFMLLQAAGKRTDQAFACGFLSHLAADTVAHGKMDLGSRGKLGHAWVEMESDSLVTRKCWPAVARMDKSRLKSNDRLARKVIDPKDCRSKGFQGVYRAYLSMSGLNRRRITSYYHEDFDKYHQMSVQRAIDVLSRKESSTYVRMTPNIKKKKKVLTALKSIFV
- a CDS encoding YbgA family protein, which codes for MKIGISTCLLGENVRYDGGHKLDRYLRDLLGKYVSYVPVCPETESGMPIPREALRLVGDIDSPRLVTQKSGEDYTSVMQSWASKRLDALEKEKLCGFIFKSKSPSSGMERVKVYNDKGHPVPKGRGIFAGMFMERFPLLPVEEEGRLHDPMLRENFITRIFVYGRWLELMEQGLTTARLIDFHTRHKLLLMAHNVNAYRELGRLVAGARELPPDELADQYISKLMTALKLSSTIKKNVNVLQHVMGYFKKDLSSDEKQELLEVIGNYKDSLVPLIVPVTLLNHYVRKYDQPYLKEQVYLNPHPMELKLRNHV
- a CDS encoding small multi-drug export protein, with the translated sequence MEALWQYFLVFILSATPWIEILLVIPAALAMSLDPWLVGILAFAGNTAPIFIMVYGYELWRKWRAGKAKGYARPASRRRRRALRIWNRYGLPGLSLLAPALTGVHLAVLIALTFRTSKKDLLVWMNISLVVWTTGLTLGVYYGIEGLRFLTG
- a CDS encoding NAD-dependent succinate-semialdehyde dehydrogenase, producing MGYKAVNPATGEELQSVACIGSRELESALEESFQAYLQWRETGYECRAGLVGAVGEILRQNSKKYADIITREMGKPIAAARGEIDKCARLCDFYAEHGAGYLSDEEIKVDSGRSFVTYNPLGPVLAVMPWNFPFWQVLRFAVPALMAGNTCLLKHAANVPGCAAEVEKVLLQAGLPRGVFSNLFINKEQALEILGDGRVRGATLTGSVSAGRAIAERAGSMLKKTVLELGGSDPYLVLEDADLELAARTCAASRLMNNGQTCIAAKRIIVVQKVYDDFMDLFLQEMARANMADPMHDDCTLGPMAREDLRRELHGQVERSMGQGARLELGGYIPEGPGFWYPGTVLSGVKPGMPAFEEELFGPAAAVISANDEKEAIELANRTRFGLGSAVFTRDIERGTRIASSEIEAGSCFVNSMVQSDPRLPFGGIKDSGYGRELSVQGIREFTNIKTVFVR
- a CDS encoding protoglobin domain-containing protein, translated to MRKQVPLERLLYFKEQIGFDAKTQELLKKHGHVIAEHKEDFAVYFEEFFRGVEETRPYLEVQEYPGQLQGIWKRWFESILTRDFDEHLVGWMWNSGITHVRINLDHRFVNLGYCLARRFCNQAISRSIAQEDMAEAMEAVEKALDLCLLIETEAFLANTFQCDSEVIRGIAHQIRNPITVIGGSIMRLKRSKEVTAGAAHETYDTILAESRRMEKMVRDVSSYNEVFHRQSEWSPVFLQEMLQQVLDECSNRYPVDNLDLQTGFAPMAKQVLGNPDEYRLMFRHLLANAFEAVDTENPVISVQTSLDPGTSMYVLVEIFNTGKLSGTDEMETLFTPFFSTRAMGTGLGLPISRVVAQKVKGNIMLYPVSKGGVACLASLPRGDLD